GCTTAAGTGCAGGTGCTACTCAGATGGTCGGACTCAAAGAGAACCCGCTTACCCGTGCCAAGGTCGAACTCGGGCGTCAGCTCTATTTTGATACGCGTCTCTCTGCAGACAATACCATCAGTTGTGCCAGTTGTCATCACCCCGATGAAGGCTTTGGTAAACACACTCAATTCGGCATCGGAATCAGAGACCTTGAAGGGGGACGAAACTCACCCGTCAGTTACAACCGGATTTTGAGTGGCCCTCAATTTTGGGATGGCCGCGCTGCTACGCTGGAAGAACAGGCCGTCGGCCCCATCGCCAATCCAATTGAAATGGGACACACCCATGAAGCCGTCGTCAATTCCATTAAAGAAATTCCCGGTTACCGACTTCAATTCCATAAAATATTTAACGATGGCGTTAACATAGATAACATTGGCAAGGCCATTGCCGCCTTCGAACGCACACTGGTCTCAGGCCCTTCCCCCTTCGATTATTATGAGCAGCTGCGTCCGTTTCTGAAACTGGATAAAGAGGATCTGGAAGACTTCAAAGAAGAATACACGGCTGCTTTGAAACTCACTGAAGCGCATCCTATGTCCGAGAGTGCCAAACGGGGGCGCGAACTCTTTTTCAGCGAAAAGGTCAACTGTGCCGCCTGTCACCTGGGTCCCAACCTGGCTGATGAAAAATATCACAACCTGGGAATCGGCATGTCTGCCAAAGAACCAGACCTGGGACGTTATGTCGTCACGAAAAAAGAAGAAGACAAAGGCGCCTTCAAAACTCCGACCATCCGAAACGTCGAATTCAGTGCTCCATATATGCATGATGGATCCCTGGAGACACTTGAAGAAGTCGTCGAACACTATAACAAGGGGGGGGCCCCCAATCCTTATCTGAGTGAAAAGATCAAGAAGCTGAATCTTTCTGACCAGGATAAAAAAGATCTGGTCGCATTTATGAAAGCCTGCAGTGGTCCCTTTACCAAAGTTGAATCGGGACGGCTGCCTCAATAACTCACCTGTTTTATCTATCTCCTTACAGCCCGGTTTCCAGACCGGGCTGTTTTTTTGTAGCATAGAACCGGTCCAGTTTCCTGTTGCATCTTTCGAAAGTCAGGTATCCTTAAAATTTATCGTAAAATCAGTGCCTGCTACGGCGCCGCTTTATTCAAGAAGGATTCAATTTGTCCGGTGTACTGGAAGTCATTGTACTGACAACGCTCGCGGGTATCACCATTCCGCTGGGTGGCTTTCTTGCCAAAATCGAACACTTACATCCCCAATGGCTGGAAGACGAGTTTCGACACTCAGTCATCGCCTTTGGTGGCGGAGTGCTGTTGGCTGCGGTCGCTCTGGTGCTGGTGCCGGAAGGCATCTCTGAACAACCACCCTGGATTGCCTCCCTCGCCATTTTATCGGGTGGCATCTGCTTTATGTATTGCGACATTTTCCTGGCAACCCATCGCAGTTCTGCGGCGCAGCTGCTCGCCATGCTGCTCGACTTTGTTCCGGAATCTCTGGCATTAGGCGCCTCTTTTGCCACCAACAGTCAATCAGTCGGACTGCTGCTGGCCATCCTGATTGGACTGCAAAACCTGCCTGAAGGCTTCAACGCCTATCGAGAACTGGATAGTTCCTCAACCATGAGAAAGTCGGTCATCCTACCCGGTTTTTGCCTGCTGGTCCTGCTGGGCCCTGCTTCAGGGTTAACAGGTTATTACCTGCTGTCTTTATTCCCCAGACTGGTGGGCCTGATCATGCTCTTCGCAGCGGGAGGCATTCTCTATCTGACATTTCAGGATATCGCACCCCAGGCGCAAATTGAGCAACGCTGGGCTCCCTCACTGGGTGCAGTGATTGGTTTTGTTTTCGGGCTGGTTGCTCAAATGATCATCGCCTGACCATCAGCAGAACTTCGTGTAAGTACTGCTTCCTGGATTCCGACTGTTTACTCTTTGACATTCCCATCTATAGTGGATTGGTGTCTTATCAGACCTGGAATGACACGTTGGCAGAAGTGGTCCGCACGCTCGTTGGCGTGCTCGCCTGACATTGGTCACTTGTCAATACAGGTTTGATGGTCCACTGGTTATCATCTGTATTCAAGTATTTCTGACATTATTATAGAAGGGATGAGCGTGCTGAACTCCAATCCATCGAAACCGAGTTCCGCTGTCTGGAAATCTCTGGAAACATTGATTGCCATATTTACGATCATTATGATCACCGCCCATTTAATTCTGCGATTTGGAACAGGTAGCTCTGAACTCGTTCAGAATCTACCGCTCTGGTCCGTATTGGCGCTGGGAGGGACTCCGCTGGTCTGGGGACTGCTGGTCAAAATGGTTCATCGAGAATTCGGTTCTGACCTGCTGGCGGGAATCTCCATCGTCGTATCCGCGTTGCTCGATGAATATCTGGCTGGCTCTCTGGTCGTGCTGATGCTGTCCGGCGGAGAAGCCCTCGAAGCGTATGCCGTCCGCAGCGCTTCTTCTGTCCTGCAGGCACTCAGTAATCGCATGCCTGCGGTCGCCCATAAAAAAACGGATGCGGACATCGACGATATCTCTCTGGATCAGATCGCCATCAATGATACGATTGCCCTCTTCCCGCATGAAATCTGTCCCGTTGATGGAATTGTCATCGAAGGACATGGCGTAATGGACGAATCCTATCTCACGGGGGAGCCTTACATGATGTCCAAAACGCCGGGCTCCCAGGTACTGTCCGGAGCCATCAACGGCGAAGCGGCTCTGGTCATCCGCGCGGAAAAACGAGCCGTCGACTCCCGCTATGCCAAAATCATGCAGGTGATGCAGACCTCCGAACAACATCGCCCGCGCATGAGACGTCTGGCCGACAGACTTGGCGCCTGGTACACCCCCCTGGCAGTACTGATTGGACTGGCTGCCTGGGGACTGTCCGGTGAGCCAGTTCGCTTTCTGGCAGTCATGGTAGTTGCTACTCCCTGCCCGCTGCTGATTGCCATCCCGGTTGCCATTATTGGATCCATCTCCCTCGCCGCGCGGAGGGCCATCATTGTCCGTGACCCTACCGCGTTGGAAACGGCGGACACCTGTCGCGTCATTATCTTCGATAAAACGGGAACTCTAACTTATGGAGAGCCTCATCTCACCGACCAACTCTGCGCACCGGGCTTCGATCCGCTGGAAGTCCTTTCACTCGTGGGTAGTCTGGAACGTTTCTCCAAACATCCCCTCGCCGGGGCGATTCTGAAGACAATGCAGGAAGCAAATGCGGTCAGCCATGAAGCCACGGAAATCAGCGAACCCCCGGGACAGGGGATGCAGGGAACCGTTGCCGGGCATTCTGTGCAGATCACCAGTCGTAAAAAGTTGCTCAAACAGCAGCCGGACCTGGAAACGCAACTCCCCCCACAGGCAGGAGGCCTGGAATGTGTGAACCTGATCGATGATCAATACGCCAGCATCTATCGATTTCGTGATACTCCGCGAACAGATGGCCATTCTTTCATCTCGCATCTTTCACCACGACATCAGATTCAGAAAACCATGCTGGTTTCCGGCGACCGGGAATCAGAGGTACGTTATCTGGCCGAGCAGGTCGGCATTGAAAATGTCTACTTTAGCCAGAGTCCCGAACAAAAACTGGAAATTGTCAATGCGGAAACCAGTCAGGCGAATACGATCTTTGTCGGCGATGGCATTAATGATGCACCTGCACTCATCGCAGCGACCGTCGGCATGGCCTTTGGTCAAAACAGTGATGTGACTACCGAAGCCGCCGATGTGATTGTCATGGACAGTTCACTACAGAAGATTGATGAATTCCTGCATATCAGCCGCCGTATGCGGCGCATCGCATTGCAAAGCGCCATCGGAGGCATGGCTTTGAGTATGTTGGGGATGCTGCTTGCTGCCTTTGGATATCTCCCTCCCGTAGCCGGTGCGCTCTCTCAGGAGGTCATCGATGTGCTTGCCGTACTCAATGCACTGCGTGTTGCCATTCCGCTCAAAGCACTCATTGATTTCAATCCCGAACGCCCCGTCTGATCTGATCTGCAGAATCATGTTTGCAACGCTTCACTTCGCTTCAAATCGCACGGCAGGAATTCCGTTCGCATAGGAAATCACATAGCGACCATCCGAAGTCGGATAGATCACATCCTGCTTCAGCTCAAAATCGGTCGGCGACTGACGCAGGCGAAACTTCTTTTTCCCGGGGATCATATAAGGGCCACCATATTCCACAATCATCTTTGTCCGGTCACCCAGTGAATGTCCCGTTGACTTGAAGATCACTCCATCCAGATCCGCCTGCGTGACAAATTTGGCTTCGACGTCCAGTTCCGCCGCCTGCATATTCTGAACCATCTGTTTTGCATCCTCATAAGGACAGGTCGTATCCCCTGCTCCATGGATAACCACGATTTTCCCTGCATGCCCCATCGTTTTCATGGCTTTCAGATGATCCGGATTACCAATAAAACGAAGTTCCTGTGCCCCGGGTGAAAGATAATCAGCTGAGTTTTGATCCCGACTGTAGCGGGCATCCAGACTGCTCCCCCCCGGCAGATGAAAGGCGATATCATCCGAGAGACGAGGCATCCCACAGATATCAACCACACAGGTAAATGTATGTGGTGCAAACTTATTACACATCAGGGTCACATTCCCCCCTCCCGAGCCACCGGCAGAATAAATCCGACGCGAATTAAATGGGATGTTCTGTTCGTTCAAAGCATGGAATACATGTGAAAGTGCCCGTAATGCATCGATAGCCTGCAGATAACCAAAATCATAGGGAGCCCCTGACTGATTTTTCCAGGAACCACTCTGCACATAATCCACCGAGATGACAATCACATTCAACTCTTTCGTGAGCACTGCCGGATTTCCAGCTCCCGAGATATTCGTACCACCCCAATTATGCAGATTGAGCATCAGTCCGGTATCGGCATTCACATTCTTCAGTTCTTTTCCCGGATAATACAGATACACTTTGACCGAGCGGGGACCTGGTTGAAACGGCCATTCCTGAGTCGCGATAGAAAAACTACTGTCGCGTTCAGGTAATTCTGCTGCCCGCAACTCAGTACACACAAATCCAGACAGAAAGAGAACAAGAATAGAAAACAGAAATTGGATCATGAAAAGAACTTTCATTGAAAGCGACGACACAGAAACGGATTTACGGGAATTCAACAATCGATCGCTTGACGCTCCCCCAGAGATCGATCATGGTAAATGAGTCCCGCAGAGTCAACACTGACAATACTATATCAGGAATTAGCCGATGACTACGCTGCCAATTGTCAAACCTCAGGAAATCAATCT
The sequence above is a segment of the Gimesia algae genome. Coding sequences within it:
- a CDS encoding cytochrome-c peroxidase, with amino-acid sequence MKSIVLSPGQSFFKFSIICGMIIGCFHQSNLQAEKQTIQKSNQVLLGTAELTSGIPGKGPLTEQEIKNWLNDPENHEVLEITLPLGLSAGATQMVGLKENPLTRAKVELGRQLYFDTRLSADNTISCASCHHPDEGFGKHTQFGIGIRDLEGGRNSPVSYNRILSGPQFWDGRAATLEEQAVGPIANPIEMGHTHEAVVNSIKEIPGYRLQFHKIFNDGVNIDNIGKAIAAFERTLVSGPSPFDYYEQLRPFLKLDKEDLEDFKEEYTAALKLTEAHPMSESAKRGRELFFSEKVNCAACHLGPNLADEKYHNLGIGMSAKEPDLGRYVVTKKEEDKGAFKTPTIRNVEFSAPYMHDGSLETLEEVVEHYNKGGAPNPYLSEKIKKLNLSDQDKKDLVAFMKACSGPFTKVESGRLPQ
- a CDS encoding ZIP family metal transporter, producing MSGVLEVIVLTTLAGITIPLGGFLAKIEHLHPQWLEDEFRHSVIAFGGGVLLAAVALVLVPEGISEQPPWIASLAILSGGICFMYCDIFLATHRSSAAQLLAMLLDFVPESLALGASFATNSQSVGLLLAILIGLQNLPEGFNAYRELDSSSTMRKSVILPGFCLLVLLGPASGLTGYYLLSLFPRLVGLIMLFAAGGILYLTFQDIAPQAQIEQRWAPSLGAVIGFVFGLVAQMIIA
- a CDS encoding heavy metal translocating P-type ATPase — protein: MSVLNSNPSKPSSAVWKSLETLIAIFTIIMITAHLILRFGTGSSELVQNLPLWSVLALGGTPLVWGLLVKMVHREFGSDLLAGISIVVSALLDEYLAGSLVVLMLSGGEALEAYAVRSASSVLQALSNRMPAVAHKKTDADIDDISLDQIAINDTIALFPHEICPVDGIVIEGHGVMDESYLTGEPYMMSKTPGSQVLSGAINGEAALVIRAEKRAVDSRYAKIMQVMQTSEQHRPRMRRLADRLGAWYTPLAVLIGLAAWGLSGEPVRFLAVMVVATPCPLLIAIPVAIIGSISLAARRAIIVRDPTALETADTCRVIIFDKTGTLTYGEPHLTDQLCAPGFDPLEVLSLVGSLERFSKHPLAGAILKTMQEANAVSHEATEISEPPGQGMQGTVAGHSVQITSRKKLLKQQPDLETQLPPQAGGLECVNLIDDQYASIYRFRDTPRTDGHSFISHLSPRHQIQKTMLVSGDRESEVRYLAEQVGIENVYFSQSPEQKLEIVNAETSQANTIFVGDGINDAPALIAATVGMAFGQNSDVTTEAADVIVMDSSLQKIDEFLHISRRMRRIALQSAIGGMALSMLGMLLAAFGYLPPVAGALSQEVIDVLAVLNALRVAIPLKALIDFNPERPV
- a CDS encoding DUF2920 family protein; translated protein: MIQFLFSILVLFLSGFVCTELRAAELPERDSSFSIATQEWPFQPGPRSVKVYLYYPGKELKNVNADTGLMLNLHNWGGTNISGAGNPAVLTKELNVIVISVDYVQSGSWKNQSGAPYDFGYLQAIDALRALSHVFHALNEQNIPFNSRRIYSAGGSGGGNVTLMCNKFAPHTFTCVVDICGMPRLSDDIAFHLPGGSSLDARYSRDQNSADYLSPGAQELRFIGNPDHLKAMKTMGHAGKIVVIHGAGDTTCPYEDAKQMVQNMQAAELDVEAKFVTQADLDGVIFKSTGHSLGDRTKMIVEYGGPYMIPGKKKFRLRQSPTDFELKQDVIYPTSDGRYVISYANGIPAVRFEAK